TGTGCTCTCGTTGCTAATGAAAAATATTCCATGTCTTTTCGCTTCCGCGATAGCGATTCCAGCGCATATTCTGGGTTTAACCAAAAGCACAAAAAAGTCGGCGCTCGTGACGATGAGAATAAGCAACGCCGGTCTCGTTCTTATCTCTTTTGTAATTTTTCCGGTTTTGATAGCCGCTTTTCTGCTGGTATTTTTGATGACGAAACTATACTACAAAAATAGATTCGGTATTGACTACCCTTCGCTTACGAAATGAACGACCAGAAAAAAAAGATATTGATAAGAGAGGGAGGCGTTTCAAAAAGGCCTGGCTGGCCATTTCTTTTTGAGATGGGGTTGCACGTCGAAGGGCTTTTTGATGAATTCGTTTCTGATGATGATAAACAAATCAGTTCTTTCAGGGAACTTTCCGCTTTTAAAAAAAGAACATTGCCGAAAATACTCAGAGCAGGGGAATTCTCCTCAACCCTCGTGGATAACCTTGAATATCAGATTTTGCACCACGTTATTTACACAGAGTACGTAATCAACTTCACTAACTTCTCCGAAGACCTCAAATTTCTCGACGACACTCTGATGTCAGCTTATTACCTGCTAATGGAGAAATCACAGCGGATGGGTGGATATTTTTCAATTGTCCCTGAACTGGAAACATCTGTGGAAGAAAAGATTTTCATAGATTGCCTCGAATTGTGTGTCGACCTCAAACACAGAAACATAATAAAAGGGATTTTGCTCCTCAGGAGAGGCGATGCTTCCATATCGACCTACTCGAACAAAATAAATGATTCCGGTCTTAGTTTGATACTTGATTTTTCGACTAAAATTGACAAAAACAGATTCTTTGAAGAGATAGGACTTTCCGGAGTTAGAAGAATTCATTACAACGCGAGGATAGAAGGCTTTTTGAAAGAGATGAGAAAGAAAAATATCTCAATTCAGATTTCACCGACATCGGACGTGTCTTTTTTTTCTAACTTCTCCTTCGCCGACTATCCTTTCGTAGAATATTTCAGAAAAGGCAACAAAACAGTTGTTTCCGGAGGATACCCCAAGCTGACGGACACATCCACCGAGAGTGAATTTGTACTTCTCAAATCGTCTTTTGGACTGTCGGTCGAAGACATATTGACGATTTCAAAATACTCCGCTAATTATGCTTTTTGCGACGAAGCGGCGAGAGAGTCTCTTTTGCAAAAAATCGAATCTGTCAATCCGTGAGATAGACCGTTTCGCCAAGTGACGGCCTGTGCACTTCAAGTTCGGAAGATAGCTCGGATTGTATGTTTTCGAGTGCGGGTTTGTCGCCGTGAACGAGTATTAGTTTCGAGGGCGACATTTTTTTCACCATGCTCAGGAGTTGAGTTTTGTCCGAGTGTGAAGTTATTCTGAAAGATTTGATGTTTGGATTGCACTTTTCGGCTTTGTCTCCTCTTTTGTCGAGATCCACAATTTCTCCTATTGCCGAATTGAGTATTCTGTGAGCCGGCGAGTCCGGATCTATGTACCCAACGAAAAATATTGCATTTTTTTCGCTTCTCAATATCCTTCTCGCCAATTTATACGACGGAGTTCCCGGCATGACCATACCGCTGGTCATAAGTAAAATAGACGGCCCGTAGTCCAGAATTTTATCTATTGAAGTGTCTCCTCTGAGGTTGATTTCCACAGCCGAATAGGGTCTGTATGTGTTTCCCAGATATTTTGTGTACAATCTTTTAATTTTTTTCCCCAGCCCGGCAAGGACAATCGGTACGTAAGGTATTTTTCCTTTGCTCATGAGTTTTTCGCAGATCCCGAGGACTTCTTGGGTTTTACCGAGGGCGAAAGTTGGGCAGAGGACGGATTGCCTTTTGTCGAGTATTTTGGATATTTCTCTGGCAAAAATTTCTATTTCTTCATCCCTCCTCAAAGCCACATCTTCTTCCAGTCCCAGAGTTCCTTCCATTATAAGCACATCGGGTTTGAGGTTTTCAATATCTGCTCCAGGGACAGTCATTTGATCGAAAAGCGATATATCTCCCGTGTAGAGAACCGTGATTTTGGGGGATTCAACGAAAAAAGACCTTGCGCCCAGTATATGTCCGGCTTTATACGAGAATACGTTTACGTTTCCTTTGAGCCTTAGAGATTGGGATTTACCCAGTGGTTTTATGGATTTTGAAGCTTTTCTCGCGTCTTTTTCTGAATATAGAGGTTCAGGAAAATTTTCGGGGTCTTCCCGGTAGTGTCTTTCCTGGACCGAAGCAGAATCTTCGAGCATGAACCTGCTGATAGCTATGGTAGGCTTGCTCGCGTAGAATTGAATCTGTCTGAAAAAAAGAGGCAAAGCTCCGATGTGGTCGAGATGGGAATGGGTTATCAAGCCCAAATCAGGCAGAGAAGAGAAGAAATCGACAACAGGCAGGGCTTCCGAGCCGATTTTTTTCGGATGCATTCCGCAGTCGAGAAGTATTTTTGACCCGTTGAGAAAAAGCGAAAAAG
Above is a window of candidate division WOR-3 bacterium DNA encoding:
- a CDS encoding MBL fold metallo-hydrolase encodes the protein MENDFLKVFGSGNEIGASSFSLFLNGSKILLDCGMHPKKIGSEALPVVDFFSSLPDLGLITHSHLDHIGALPLFFRQIQFYASKPTIAISRFMLEDSASVQERHYREDPENFPEPLYSEKDARKASKSIKPLGKSQSLRLKGNVNVFSYKAGHILGARSFFVESPKITVLYTGDISLFDQMTVPGADIENLKPDVLIMEGTLGLEEDVALRRDEEIEIFAREISKILDKRQSVLCPTFALGKTQEVLGICEKLMSKGKIPYVPIVLAGLGKKIKRLYTKYLGNTYRPYSAVEINLRGDTSIDKILDYGPSILLMTSGMVMPGTPSYKLARRILRSEKNAIFFVGYIDPDSPAHRILNSAIGEIVDLDKRGDKAEKCNPNIKSFRITSHSDKTQLLSMVKKMSPSKLILVHGDKPALENIQSELSSELEVHRPSLGETVYLTD